The following are encoded together in the Methanosarcina flavescens genome:
- a CDS encoding DNA-directed DNA polymerase II small subunit, whose amino-acid sequence MERSNIIRAVMEKAYQISPEAVELIYSSDTPEDLLEYVLSTVNDSVIVIGIEDIDLQGFAVSRKASKLIYTGNKECPDFETSSELELISPSEPVTFPDPDSIIVNPDPAVESSQNPVSDAISVPDVIPGSVRNMDYEPVPGTPPDTFKSEEVPPSYLVSNSPSAAKTAPPIFSSSSSQAINSLASSFFGQENSLPSPSNRIFREELSSSTPGSGLFSDSRNEYKSYPGRNPVTVISDITGHSTCVGEYMQFVQYFRDRYSRLSEIIRGRINARPIESLKRRNFRRGGDRNSEEISIIGMVSDISNTTNGHKILSLEDPTGSFSVLIRNSDKELFEQASRVLLDEVIGVTGSVTNDGSLMLATKLIQPDVPNNIQRRTGSHGKAVLISDVHVGSSQFLEDAWLDFLDFLKGESDLESMRELAASIRYVVVAGDLVDGIGIYPDQEMELDILNVYEQYRKAADYIREIPEHIRVIISPGNHDAVRQAEPQPALPESIQADFPENVIFVGNPALVELDGVQILIYHGRSIDDLVASIPGVSYQEPAGAVLEMLKRRHLAPTYGSRVSISPEKKDYFIIDPVPDIIHTGHVHTLGVQRYKNVLLVNSGTWQDQTEFQKRVNLAPVPARVPIVDLENFDVKILAFD is encoded by the coding sequence ATGGAAAGAAGTAATATTATAAGGGCTGTTATGGAAAAAGCATATCAGATCAGCCCTGAAGCTGTAGAACTTATCTATTCCAGCGACACTCCCGAAGACCTGCTCGAATATGTCCTCTCAACTGTAAATGATTCTGTTATTGTCATAGGGATCGAAGATATAGATCTTCAAGGCTTTGCTGTTTCCAGAAAGGCTTCAAAACTGATTTACACAGGAAATAAAGAATGCCCTGATTTCGAAACTTCTTCAGAATTAGAACTTATTTCTCCTTCCGAGCCTGTTACCTTCCCAGATCCTGATTCTATTATTGTAAATCCTGATCCGGCTGTAGAATCATCTCAAAACCCTGTCTCTGATGCTATTTCAGTCCCAGATGTTATTCCAGGCTCGGTTCGGAATATGGATTATGAACCGGTTCCAGGTACTCCACCAGATACTTTTAAATCTGAGGAAGTACCGCCTTCTTATCTCGTTTCAAACTCCCCTTCTGCAGCAAAGACAGCACCTCCTATTTTTTCTTCTAGTTCATCCCAGGCTATAAACAGTTTAGCTTCTTCTTTTTTTGGGCAGGAGAACTCTCTTCCCTCTCCTTCAAATCGAATTTTCAGGGAAGAGCTATCTTCCTCCACTCCTGGCAGCGGGCTATTCTCCGACTCCAGAAATGAATACAAAAGTTACCCGGGCAGAAATCCCGTAACCGTAATTTCCGATATAACAGGGCACTCCACCTGCGTTGGAGAGTACATGCAGTTTGTGCAGTATTTCAGGGACAGATATAGCAGGCTTTCGGAGATTATCCGCGGAAGAATCAATGCACGTCCAATCGAAAGTTTAAAAAGACGAAATTTCCGCAGAGGAGGAGACAGAAATTCTGAAGAAATCTCGATCATAGGTATGGTTTCGGATATCAGTAATACAACCAATGGCCACAAAATTCTGTCTCTGGAGGACCCAACAGGTTCTTTTTCAGTTCTTATTCGAAATTCCGATAAGGAGCTATTTGAGCAGGCCTCAAGAGTTCTTCTTGATGAGGTCATAGGGGTAACGGGTTCGGTAACAAATGATGGAAGCCTTATGCTCGCTACAAAGCTAATACAACCCGATGTCCCGAATAATATTCAGCGCAGAACCGGAAGTCATGGAAAAGCTGTCCTGATTTCGGATGTGCATGTGGGCAGTTCCCAATTTCTGGAAGACGCCTGGCTGGATTTCCTGGACTTTCTGAAAGGAGAATCGGATTTAGAAAGTATGCGGGAGCTTGCAGCCAGTATCCGTTATGTTGTTGTTGCAGGAGACCTTGTTGATGGAATAGGGATCTATCCTGACCAGGAAATGGAACTGGACATCCTGAATGTCTATGAGCAGTATAGGAAAGCTGCCGATTATATCAGGGAAATTCCAGAACATATTCGCGTAATAATAAGTCCGGGCAACCACGATGCTGTTCGTCAGGCAGAACCTCAGCCCGCCCTGCCGGAAAGTATTCAGGCAGATTTCCCTGAGAATGTTATTTTTGTTGGCAATCCTGCGCTTGTGGAGCTTGACGGCGTTCAGATTCTTATTTATCACGGCAGGTCAATTGACGATCTTGTTGCGAGTATACCCGGAGTCTCGTATCAGGAACCTGCAGGTGCAGTTCTTGAGATGCTGAAGCGCAGGCACCTTGCTCCTACCTACGGAAGCCGGGTCTCCATATCCCCCGAGAAAAAGGATTATTTTATAATCGATCCTGTGCCTGATATCATCCATACAGGCCACGTTCACACCCTCGGAGTCCAGCGCTATAAAAATGTCCTTCTTGTCAATTCCGGAACTTGGCAGGACCAGACCGAATTCCAAAAGCGTGTAAATCTAGCGCCTGTGCCTGCAAGAGTCCCGATTGTGGATCTAGAAAATTTTGACGTAAAGATTCTTGCTTTTGACTGA
- the prf1 gene encoding peptide chain release factor aRF-1: MTEQSAHEKYEFKKKLESLRNKKGRSTELISLYIPPDKQIFDVTNQLKDEHGQAANIKSKLTRTNVQGAIESLLSRLRYLDKVPENGIVYFTGAVDIGANKTSMESEVIVPPEPITVYKYHCDSSFYLEPLEDMLKDKGTFGLLVLDRREATVGLLVGKRIQALRNLTSTVPGKQRKGGQSAHRFQQLRLIAIHDFYKRIGDAASEIFLAVEPKDFKGILIGGPSPTKEEFYAGEFLHHELMKKILGLFDTAYTDESGLSELVNAAGDRLQDLELIGQKNAVRAFFKELIADSGKVAYGETQVRANLEINAVDVLLLSEDLRAERVTTTCSVCGYENKWTRRWKPGEPAPTAGNCPNCGASLEVIDVTDVVDELSALADKSNAKVVFVSTDFDEGSQLMNAFGGIAAILRYSTGV, from the coding sequence ATGACTGAACAATCGGCACATGAGAAATATGAATTTAAAAAGAAGCTTGAAAGCCTGAGGAATAAGAAAGGAAGAAGCACAGAGTTAATTTCGCTTTATATCCCTCCTGACAAGCAGATTTTTGACGTTACAAACCAGTTGAAAGACGAACACGGGCAGGCTGCAAACATCAAATCCAAACTCACCAGAACGAACGTACAGGGAGCTATTGAATCTCTTCTCTCAAGGCTCAGATACCTGGACAAGGTGCCTGAAAACGGAATAGTGTATTTCACAGGAGCTGTGGATATAGGAGCCAACAAAACGAGCATGGAAAGTGAAGTAATCGTCCCTCCGGAGCCCATCACTGTTTATAAATATCACTGTGACTCAAGTTTCTATCTCGAGCCCCTAGAGGATATGCTCAAAGATAAGGGCACTTTCGGGCTACTGGTACTTGACCGCAGGGAAGCTACAGTAGGGCTTCTAGTAGGAAAACGAATCCAGGCTTTACGCAACCTAACTTCTACAGTTCCGGGCAAGCAAAGGAAAGGTGGTCAGAGTGCTCACCGTTTCCAGCAGCTCAGGCTCATTGCTATCCACGATTTCTACAAGAGGATAGGAGATGCTGCAAGTGAGATTTTCCTTGCGGTTGAGCCTAAAGATTTTAAAGGTATCCTGATAGGAGGGCCCTCCCCTACGAAAGAAGAATTCTACGCCGGAGAGTTCCTGCACCATGAACTTATGAAGAAGATCCTTGGACTCTTTGATACGGCTTATACGGATGAATCCGGGCTTTCGGAACTGGTCAATGCTGCCGGAGATAGACTTCAAGATCTTGAGCTCATTGGACAGAAGAATGCTGTCAGGGCTTTCTTCAAAGAACTTATTGCCGATTCAGGCAAAGTAGCTTATGGGGAAACTCAGGTCCGGGCAAACCTTGAGATTAATGCTGTGGATGTGCTTCTGCTTTCCGAGGATTTGCGGGCTGAAAGGGTAACCACCACCTGCAGTGTTTGTGGATATGAAAATAAGTGGACACGGCGCTGGAAGCCCGGAGAACCTGCTCCTACAGCAGGAAACTGTCCGAATTGTGGAGCTTCACTTGAAGTCATAGACGTTACTGATGTTGTGGATGAACTCTCAGCACTTGCTGACAAAAGCAATGCAAAAGTCGTTTTCGTATCTACGGACTTCGACGAAGGCTCACAGCTTATGAACGCTTTCGGTGGCATTGCTGCAATTCTCAGGTACAGTACTGGGGTATGA
- the twy1 gene encoding 4-demethylwyosine synthase TYW1, with translation MPMEEKERNTGEDFPEVQEENGGGESTSLPFDIPDFKTLLKKQGYALAGHHSAVKTCLWLRHAMNGQGSCYKSKFYGVQSHRCLQMTPTLMCNQRCLFCWRPTEVPVPAPEEWDLPEKIVEESIASQRKLITGYGGSPNALKERWLEGNEPNNVAISLSGEPTFYPYLPELIEEYEKRGFTTFLVTNGTVPSMLAKISPSQLYMSLDAPDLETYLKVCQPRSPALWEEINESLSIMKQKKLRTVIRTTLVKGENMFKPEAYARLIEKASPDFVEIKAYMHLGFSRLRLDRSAMPTHEEVLEFSKELAKHLRYEIADESEISRVVLLSKDGKKSPVRKLSCPD, from the coding sequence GTGCCTATGGAAGAAAAAGAGAGAAATACTGGGGAAGATTTCCCGGAAGTTCAGGAGGAAAATGGTGGTGGAGAGTCTACTTCTCTTCCTTTTGATATCCCTGATTTTAAAACCCTCCTGAAAAAGCAGGGTTACGCTCTAGCAGGCCACCATTCGGCTGTAAAGACCTGCCTCTGGCTCAGACACGCTATGAACGGACAGGGTTCCTGTTATAAATCGAAGTTCTACGGAGTTCAGTCCCACCGCTGCCTTCAGATGACTCCAACGCTTATGTGCAACCAGCGTTGTCTTTTCTGCTGGCGACCAACTGAGGTTCCCGTTCCTGCACCTGAGGAGTGGGATTTACCTGAGAAGATAGTGGAAGAAAGCATTGCCAGCCAGCGTAAGTTGATCACTGGTTATGGTGGTTCTCCGAATGCACTTAAAGAACGCTGGCTTGAGGGCAATGAGCCGAACAATGTTGCGATTTCGCTGTCTGGAGAGCCTACCTTTTATCCTTATCTTCCGGAGCTTATTGAGGAGTACGAAAAAAGAGGCTTTACGACTTTTCTTGTAACAAACGGCACAGTTCCGAGTATGCTTGCAAAAATTTCCCCTTCCCAGCTCTATATGAGTCTCGATGCGCCGGATCTTGAGACCTACCTGAAGGTCTGCCAGCCCAGATCACCTGCGCTCTGGGAAGAGATCAATGAGTCTCTGTCCATAATGAAGCAGAAGAAATTAAGGACAGTCATCCGGACCACACTGGTTAAAGGTGAAAATATGTTCAAGCCTGAGGCTTATGCCAGGCTTATAGAAAAAGCCTCTCCTGACTTTGTGGAGATAAAAGCATACATGCATCTGGGTTTTTCAAGACTCAGGCTTGATCGCTCAGCAATGCCGACTCATGAGGAGGTTCTTGAATTTTCGAAGGAACTTGCAAAACATCTGAGATATGAGATCGCAGACGAATCCGAAATCAGCAGAGTAGTCCTGCTCTCAAAGGATGGGAAAAAGTCTCCTGTTAGAAAGCTTTCCTGCCCTGATTAA